One window from the genome of Spiractinospora alimapuensis encodes:
- a CDS encoding ferredoxin — translation MRVTANREVCVGAGMCALTAPEVFDQDEEDGRVHLLTDNPLDEQRDKVREAERLCPSRALAISG, via the coding sequence ATGAGGGTGACCGCCAACCGCGAGGTCTGTGTCGGCGCCGGCATGTGCGCGCTTACCGCACCGGAGGTCTTCGACCAGGACGAAGAGGACGGCCGTGTGCATCTGCTCACCGATAACCCCCTCGATGAGCAGCGGGACAAGGTCCGCGAGGCCGAACGGCTCTGCCCCAGCCGGGCTCTGGCTATCTCTGGCTGA
- a CDS encoding cytochrome P450: protein MAEPTSSPATTHPADEIPMRRGCPMRPPAEYADLRANGPTRMRMPDGQPVWAVTRHRDVQAILASPDFSADNRTPGLPLIKPEAQEVLDNPTFLRKDPPEHTAERRTLIPEFTLRRVRRLRPGVEHATAGLLDEMLRNGSPADLVESLALPLPSLVICQLLGVPYSDHEYFQTRAGAVLSRSSTPEQTSTAYSELFAYLDDLLTRKQRHPEDDVMSRLATEHLKPAGDFDRETVIRMCTLLLAAGHETTANMIALSTVTLLERPDLVAVLRDQPDKRSDVVAELLRFHSIADVIPTRVAVRDTEIGGVTIAEGEGAIALLAGANWDPEIFDVPERVQIRAGDQRHLAFGYGIHQCLGANLARMELEVVLPAMFERLPGLRLDAPVAELDYKYDGVVFGLHSLPVRWETPA, encoded by the coding sequence CCGCCACCACCCACCCCGCTGACGAGATTCCCATGCGTCGCGGGTGTCCCATGCGGCCGCCCGCGGAGTACGCGGATCTGCGCGCCAACGGCCCTACCCGGATGCGCATGCCGGACGGCCAACCAGTGTGGGCGGTCACCCGTCACCGCGATGTCCAGGCCATCCTCGCCAGCCCGGACTTCAGCGCCGACAACAGGACCCCAGGGCTTCCCCTCATCAAGCCGGAGGCGCAGGAGGTGCTGGACAACCCGACGTTCCTCCGCAAGGACCCGCCGGAGCACACCGCCGAACGTCGGACCCTGATCCCGGAGTTCACCCTGCGCCGCGTCCGGCGGCTGCGCCCCGGGGTGGAACACGCCACCGCGGGTCTGCTGGACGAGATGCTCCGCAACGGCTCACCCGCCGACCTGGTGGAGAGTCTGGCACTGCCGCTGCCCTCCCTGGTGATCTGCCAACTCCTCGGGGTCCCCTACAGCGACCACGAGTACTTCCAGACGCGGGCAGGGGCGGTCCTGTCCCGGAGCAGCACCCCGGAACAGACCAGTACCGCGTACTCCGAGCTCTTCGCGTATCTGGACGACCTGCTCACCCGCAAACAACGCCACCCCGAGGACGACGTGATGAGCCGCCTGGCGACCGAGCACCTGAAACCCGCGGGAGATTTCGACCGGGAAACGGTGATACGGATGTGCACCCTGCTGCTCGCCGCCGGCCACGAGACCACGGCGAACATGATCGCGCTGTCGACGGTCACGCTGCTGGAGCGCCCTGACCTGGTGGCGGTGCTGCGGGACCAACCCGACAAGCGGTCTGATGTCGTGGCCGAGCTGCTGCGCTTCCACAGCATCGCGGACGTGATTCCGACCCGGGTCGCGGTTCGCGACACCGAAATCGGTGGCGTCACCATCGCCGAGGGGGAGGGTGCCATCGCCCTCCTCGCCGGGGCCAACTGGGACCCGGAGATCTTCGATGTCCCGGAGCGCGTCCAGATACGCGCGGGAGACCAGCGCCACCTTGCGTTCGGGTACGGGATTCACCAGTGCCTGGGAGCAAATTTGGCGCGTATGGAGCTGGAGGTGGTACTGCCCGCGATGTTCGAGCGACTTCCGGGGCTGCGACTGGACGCACCGGTCGCGGAACTGGACTACAAGTACGACGGCGTGGTCTTCGGCCTGCACAGCCTGCCGGTCAGATGGGAGACCCCGGCATGA